The bacterium genome window below encodes:
- a CDS encoding ATP synthase F0 subunit B — translation MVELNFTIVIQAISFVILFLVMKKVFWKPLMKHLDRRDALISGRKDEIEKLRAESIRMREEYSGRIRAARKEGISLQEKLIREGRAERLRLISESLDKAEEVTAAGEKGLLNDKQAALDGIKDEEIGIMAEQIASRILSVQES, via the coding sequence CGATAGTCATTCAAGCTATCAGTTTCGTGATCTTGTTTCTCGTGATGAAGAAGGTTTTCTGGAAGCCGCTGATGAAGCACCTCGACCGGCGTGATGCACTGATCAGCGGCCGCAAAGACGAGATCGAGAAGCTCCGGGCCGAGTCGATACGAATGCGTGAGGAGTACTCGGGCCGGATAAGGGCAGCACGCAAGGAGGGGATCTCGCTTCAAGAGAAGCTCATCAGAGAAGGCCGCGCCGAGCGACTCCGACTGATCTCGGAGTCGCTGGACAAGGCGGAGGAGGTCACTGCTGCTGGGGAGAAGGGGCTTCTCAATGACAAGCAGGCCGCGCTTGATGGGATCAAGGACGAGGAGATAGGGATAATGGCGGAGCAGATCGCGAGTCGGATTCTATCGGTGCAGGAGAGTTGA
- a CDS encoding ATP synthase F0 subunit B, giving the protein MVIVYILGAYLIANYALRASGHVYPETMKLVNLGLFVYLMYHFLRKPLVAMLDSKIADAVELLKTTESQLAEAKSDHQEAQRLLSGLEDEIEKLSVRAKELGEVERDALIADGKERAGSIIDQASVTLKGREQEIRQGVLKEVAQRCVDVAGARISQRLTPALHLALVRSRILAIGRRS; this is encoded by the coding sequence ATGGTCATTGTTTATATATTGGGAGCCTACCTGATCGCTAACTACGCATTGAGGGCTAGCGGCCACGTATATCCTGAGACGATGAAGCTCGTGAACTTAGGGCTGTTCGTGTATTTGATGTATCACTTTCTCAGGAAGCCGTTGGTCGCGATGCTCGACTCGAAGATTGCGGACGCCGTTGAGCTGCTCAAGACCACAGAATCTCAGTTAGCGGAGGCCAAGAGCGACCATCAGGAGGCTCAGCGTTTGTTGTCAGGTCTTGAGGATGAGATTGAGAAGCTCAGTGTGCGGGCCAAGGAGCTCGGTGAGGTCGAGCGAGATGCCTTGATTGCGGATGGCAAGGAGCGTGCTGGAAGCATCATAGACCAGGCCAGTGTAACCCTGAAAGGTCGGGAGCAGGAGATTCGGCAAGGGGTACTCAAGGAGGTAGCGCAACGTTGCGTGGATGTTGCCGGAGCGAGGATTTCCCAGAGGCTTACGCCCGCTCTTCATCTGGCACTGGTTAGGTCTCGCATCTTGGCGATCGGGAGGCGTTCGTGA
- the atpH gene encoding ATP synthase F1 subunit delta, with protein sequence MNKTSLAKRYAKALCGLVPEDKLEDIREELRALGRLARESHEFYSMLNNETLALGVRQRLLDIVLKKLEPPDVLFKFFHLLLRHGRISLVEEIVEQYDYEADRRLGRMRGELLAPIEVPKEDVRALEKRLKELLGADVTLSQRQDRTLLGGFVVRIEDWLFDATVDAELLRAKDLIGGVLDTGHDESSLVLPSRS encoded by the coding sequence GTGAATAAAACCTCTTTGGCAAAGCGCTATGCTAAGGCGTTGTGTGGTTTGGTTCCCGAGGATAAGCTGGAGGACATTCGCGAGGAGTTGCGGGCGCTTGGGAGGTTGGCGCGGGAGTCACACGAGTTTTACAGCATGTTGAATAACGAGACGTTGGCGCTAGGCGTTCGGCAGAGGCTATTGGACATCGTTCTGAAGAAGCTCGAGCCGCCGGATGTTCTTTTCAAGTTTTTTCACCTCTTGCTTCGCCACGGACGGATATCGCTGGTCGAAGAGATCGTCGAGCAATATGATTACGAGGCCGATCGTCGGCTGGGGCGGATGCGGGGCGAGCTCTTGGCTCCGATTGAGGTGCCGAAGGAAGACGTTCGGGCGTTGGAGAAGAGATTGAAGGAGCTTCTAGGAGCGGACGTAACACTGTCGCAGAGGCAGGATAGAACACTTCTTGGAGGGTTTGTGGTTCGGATTGAGGACTGGCTCTTTGACGCTACCGTTGATGCGGAGCTCTTGCGTGCCAAAGATCTGATCGGCGGCGTTTTGGATACTGGTCA